The window CTATCGGATGATGCCTCAGCCGCAGCAGACTGCTGCCGTGTCTGCTGCGGCCGACTGGTACGGAAGAGTGGGTGGTGGTGGGCTGGGACCATTGGGAGATTCAAAAAATCAGCACCATCCCCAGATTTCAACAATTAATGCAGACTCAGCGGCAGCCATGCAGCTTTTCCTAATGAACCCATCACAACCAAGATcgccttctcctcctccttctcacACCACTTCTTCCACCCTTCACATGTTGCTTCCAAACccatccaccaccaccaccaattcacTCCAAGGGTTTTCCGCCGCGTCCGGAGGAGCGGCTTTTGGTCAATTCACTTGGGTTCCTGAGAGTCATCAAGGCCATGAAGGAGGAGGCAATACCGCTTGCGGCGGTGGTGAAATTGGTGGGGTTGTGGAAGGCCAAGGACTTTCATTGTCTCTATCAACTTCTTTGCAGCACTTGGAGGCAGCAAAAGCTAACGAATTCGGGATGGGATCGGAGAGTGCTAGTAACTTATTGTATTACAATAATCAAGGAGATCATCAAAATGAAGGTTCTAGTACTCAATACAAGAATTTGGTTTCCCATCATCATCAGGCATTGCATAGTTTGCAGCAAGGTGGCGTTGTAGGCGGTCATCATGTCGGTTTCGGGTCGTCGTCATCATCGTTCGGAGTTGTGAACGTGTTGAGGAACTCCAAGTATGTGAAGGCTGCCCAAGAATTGTTGGAAGAGTTTTGCAGTGTAGGGAGGGGTCAGCTCAAGAAGAGCAAGTTTGGTGGTAGTACTAGTGGTAGGCATAACACCACCACAAACCCTAGTTCCAATCCAGCTGGCACTAGTGGCAGCGGCGGTGGTGCCTCTTCATCTTTATCAAAGGATGTGCCTCCGTTGTCAGCCGCTGATAGGATTGAACATCAACGAAGGAAAGTTAAACTATTGTCCATGCTTGATGAGGCatgtaatctctctctctctctctctcttcaaagACTTCTCCTTTTTTATTGAAGaccttattgttttttttttttcctcccaaGTCAGCGGGACAAACACAGAAAATTCCGGCCACTtacaattatttattaaaatgatAATATATTTCACTGATCAAAATGGGATTGGTGCTGGCTTTAAGCTAGTATACATTTTGGATTTATGTTTAATTAGGATCTAGGAAAACGTGAAACACTGCTACTTATAGGTAAGTATGTGCTTAGCAATAAGCAACATTATTTTGATCGGGCAGACCattaatcaatcaatcaatcatatGGTGTATACTTAGCTTCATATCATCATATTACGTATAGGAAGATATTTATGTATGTGAGTGCCTCTCTGGGTTATGATCATACCGTACATAGTAATTTTTCGAGGAAGCTATTGGTAttataacttaattaattaattgaccctgtttttatttttttatatcaacAAGTGTGTAAGTTTTGtatatgtaaataatatttttatagttGGAATTAACGATCATTTTTTTGCCGTACCACTAATTTGATATATGCATTTGTTCTCTTCTTTAATCAAGATAAAAAACAtccttctcaaaaaaaaattttgtagCATAATTATAATACTCTGAAAATAAGAAgacccactctctctctcatttgatATGACTGTTACACTCTCATTTcttatgttttaattttctcgTACTCAACTTTTCTTGTTGTAGTCaccttcttgttttcttttgttacaCTTTGTAGCTACCCTCTCTAATCTAACATGATCTAGACTTCTTATCTGCTTCTAAAGTTGCTTAGTTACTATCAACATGCGTGTTGCCTTCTTTGGTCAAAACCTTTTGTTGGTTGTGGAGGAAGATTAATTAACCATGAAAATTGATCTTTAAATTAAGTCGCATATTATACAtgatttaatttatttctttttctttttgtttatgtttatttcaaGCCATCAAGTCACTCCAACTTCTTAAAAATGTGAACATTTAAGGCCTCAAGAGATTGTGACTTGCCAGTAACTCCGACATTTGCATTTAATACGTACATGTATAGTTAATGTCGATTACATGTGCATGGTTGCAGGTGGATCGAAGGTACAATCACTACTGCGAACAAATGCAGATGGTGGTAAACGCATTCGATCTGGTGATGGGTTTCGGAGCGGCGGTGCCGTACACAGCCTTAGCTCAAAAGGCCATGTCAAGACATTTTCGGTGCCTAAAGGACGCGATCACTGCACAGTTGAAGCACAGCTGTGGGCTACTTGGAGAGAAAGATGGTGCGGGAACCTCAGGAATAACAAAAGGAGAGACCCCAAGGCTGAAGCTTCTAGAGCAAAGCCTAAGACAGCAAAGAGCATTTCATCAAATGGGCATGATGGAACAAGAAGCTTGGAGGCCCCAACGGGGCCTGCCGGAACGCTCAGTCAACATCTTGAGAGCCTGGCTTTTTGAGCATTTTCTTCACCCGTGCGTTGCCTTTCACCATACTCTTTTAGCTTTACTTGCTTATTATGATAAATAGTTTATGAAAATGACCGTCATGCTATTACATAGGCAACTCTTATTTCAAAGCACACTATCAAGTTAACAGTCTATCAAAGTTAAAAATGATATTTAAGCACACGCAAAATGACTACAATTgttgatatatatgttttaacATAGAGGTGTGTGCTATCATCATGTGTGTGGGACACGTCTAtattagattttattctagCAATATAATTAGTATATGTGTCTAGTTATCAGCACTCTTTGTATATGATAAGACAACGCTTTGCATAGTAGGCTTTTAGCTGTCATTTGGACCATTAATTATGTTGATTTTTACTTATAATTACGTGTCATAAATGTCTAGGTGAAAACATAAATATGGTAATGAAACATTACTTATATTAGTCTaagtaatgttttgttttggtcGAAATTAGTCCAAGTAACGGTAAGTCTTTTATATATGATAGGTACTGATAGCATTAACTAGTTAACTAATTAAGTCAAGCTACGTACAAGTCTTTTCTGATTACTGCTAAAAGGGCTCGTAATTACTTGGGATGTTGTGTAGTCAGCCAAAAGCTGTGGAAAAGAAAATGCATTAATTCACTAAAGCTTCATcatgtctctctctttctctctcttagaaaataagagagagagagagagagagagagagagagagagagagagagagagagagagagaggagattgTACAGTCGAAGATAGCTACTCTGTTAGGTCTTGTTGTTGTGGTGGCACAGATCAAGCGCTGATGGGCTGAGCTAGGTAGCGATCGATCGGGACTGATATCTTCTCGTCTTAGATTCTCACGCCCTTGCAGATGTTAAAAAGAGAAATATATTTTAACCTCATGCAGGCTTAGGGGTACAGAATGAGAAAGCATACTAACTCTTTATACGGTTCAGGCAAGGACACTgatgtcattttcttttctggtcTCTTTCTCAGGTATCCAAGCGATGCTGATAAGCATCTGTTGGCTCGACAGACTGGACTATCCAGAAATCAGGTAATTATTTAAGTTTTGGCTtcatcttttatatatatatatatatatatatatatatatatatatataattactattagcattctaaaaatctcaattagcactctaaattttttataattagaaagagaaatacacttgtgagaaatgtagaatgtgatttttaaagtgttaataacaattatctatatatattaatatgtaCGTACGGTATATGAACATTTAGGGACTATATATTCACTATACATAACTCTTATATAGTTCAttgtttctttcattttttcttcaGTATCTGAGGGTCCTATACGTTAAATGCATTGTCCCTCCGGGATATTTACCATTTCGTTTTTGCAACTGTATAAAGGAAATCTTGCTAAGAAAGGGCTCCTGTGTATGCATTAAGTTAAAAGTTCATAATATATAGACTGTCGAGTTAACGAAGAAGAAGGAAATGATAGGTAGCTAGATAGAAAGACGAGATGGGATCATGGGAGGGAAGGGACCAGCAGTAGGTTCAGAAGAACTTATATGGGTTTGGATTTTATTTCTCTGGGTTTCTAATTAAGCTTTTCTGTTGAAGAAAGGCAATGTGTTTTCTCTgcccctttctttcttcttttaacttttttatttgttaaatttctttcttctttaactTTGGATTCTTTTAACTCCTTGACATAAAATCTGATAAGAGTGAAAACCAACCCCACAactacaaacaataaaaaagagttGTGCCATGCAAGTACATAACAGATGAGACATGAGAGTTTGCAGCtttgattctctctctctctctctctctctctcacacacactcaCATCAAATGACACCTTCCCTACCACATCTTATCATTCAAGAACCTTAAgttaaaagacaaaataaatgctCCCACTTCAATGGGTCATAGCAAATCAAAGCTATTCATAATATCTTTAATTAACTATGGCAAGTTCATCTATTGTTTCATCATTAGGTCTTTAAACATAGTAGGCTTTAGCAATGTTACTAAGTAGTGTCTTTTGCATTGATTATGTTTTTTCTTCACTTCAATGTggtttatttgacaaaaaaaatgtggTTTTCATTGTTTGCTTGAAAAGCCAAAACATATTAGTTACAAAAATCTTAAAACATGTCATAATTTGGAGGTAGTTTTTCTCTCACCTTTATAGAGAAAAAAGATGCTTGGCCTTTATTCAAATCTTTTTtctctaaaataaaattattattactaAGGTGAGGGAGTTTCGAAACTATGACAATAAGTTAGAGGAGGTGGAGTTTCGAATCTATGATGCATGGGTGAAAACCCAACACTCTATCTCCTAAGACGTTGGACCACATGCAGCCTTTAATCAAATCTTACTACAACATACAACAATGCTTGTTAtaataaaatatgcatttttgGCATCATATATAGTGATCAATCAGTATTGGTAGTAGAACAACTTACATGAAATGAGTTCATCGCCATGTGACATCATaatttaataatacaataatatgtGGTGAAAAACTTACACATATCAATTTATTGAAACGGAACTATACGTTGATGGTGAATCCGTTCAATATAAGTAATTCTTGTATAGTGATAAACCCATGGTTTGACTGTTATAAAATCGAGAGACTGATTAATTGCATTAATAACTTTGATGCATGACCTTAATAATAAAGTGATTTGGTTTTAAATGCAGGTCTCAAATTGGTTCATAAATGCTAGGGTTCGATTGTGGAAACCCATGGTGGAAGAGATGTACCAGCAAGAAgccaatgaagaagaagaagaaataggaggaggaggaggaggagctgcTAGTGCAACAGCAGATCAAGAGAGAGAACGTAACAACAATGCTGGCCTCTCTGCACAAACTCCAACGCCTACAATGACAACTGCCACGACACCACCACCAACAACAAATTCGCCAACAGGTAAAAGATCTGATATCAATGCCTCTGAAAACGACTCTTCACTCATAGCAATCAATAGGCATCAAAAACAGCAGCAGCACCACCCCATGatctccaccaccacctcctccgcGGTGGCGCCGCCTGCTTCCCAGTGCTTCACCGCCGCTGCTGCCGACAACACGTGTCGCAGTTATGGGACCACCTCGGGTAATGCAAATATTGCAGCTCATCATGATCATCAAAATAGTAGTAATATCGGTTCTTCTACGCTTATAAGCTTCGGGACCACCACGGCAGCTGGTGACGTGTCACTCACTCTAGGGCTCCGCCatgctggtggtggtggtggaagcAATATGCCCGACAagaattcttcttctttctccattAGGGACTTCGGGGGCTGTTAAGCAATTAATCAGCCACTTATCTTCATTGAGTAATATATCAAACTTCTATAGACAAtagtaaaaagaaaagaaaaaacatctttaattagtttctttatctttttttcattattcttttaatttcatcactcactcactcactcactcactcactctctctctctctctctctctctctctctctctctctctctctctatatatatatatatatatattataattatatatctATACAACTTCCATTCTATGAAGAAAGATACATGGTGAGAAAAGTAGCATTAAGTAATTAGTTGGGGTCTATTGTAATTGTATAGTAGATggttttgcaatttttgtttctttttttttaaactctATGTACTTTAATTAGGTCAGGTACCTTGATAGGAGGTATTTACTAGAATAATATCATGAAATTAAATCATATTTGGAGAAGGGGAAGGAGAGTTACTTTGCACTATATATTCATCATATAAATTGGCTAATGAAGGGATAACTATTATGatcatatatattttctcaTACTCCTATCCTCCCTCTacacaattttatttatttctgatttttaatcaaataaattaaaggagaatcaatgaacaaaaatagaTAGGAGCATATAGAAAGGGAAAACACGTGTGAAATTATTTCCCTTAATCCATCCTCCATGATCGAGTATtcaacaacaaacaataaatttaTGACTGATTTGTAAATGTTATAGCTAGCCAAAAATCTAAATACTAGCACTACTAGAAATTACTATTGCCTACAAAATTTTGCCCGACGAACCCAAATTTGTTGGGTCAAGTTGTTTTACCCAACAAAAATTTCAGTTGGCCGAGCAAACATGGTCAACATTTAGGGTTTTGTCAGGGGTTTTGCATGACAGAGACATTTGGTCGGGCAAGAGTCCTTAATTTTGTTAGGCAAACATTTGGCGCAAAGGGAAAAAATGGCGTGTGGTGTGTGAAATATTGCCTAACAAACCATAAAAGGTTCTATCACGCAAAGGCTTAAttagttttagggttttgttttgtcaAGTAAGTGGATATATAAAGTGAGAGACATGTTTGGCATATTAAATTCCTTCGATGAATTTTGCATTCTAAAACTAGTTTCCACGATCTagccgtcaaacttgtttgtatatacttcgaaaTCGGATACGcaaaaaatcactaaaaacaaacattcagattaGGAAATGGATGAAGAAGTCATACCTTCATCACTCCGATTCTCAACTCTTATCTTACCGGGTTGAGGAACGGCAGACGAGTGGTTCGCATTTGACAGAAGTGGAGGATTGGGGGGTTACGCATGCCAATTATGGCAACTAGGTCGCGGATGACATTTATGTAAAGTGTTTCGTTCTACgttttagatttaaatttcaTTACAATAAACAATGTTTAAATTATGATCGATAATCTAAATTGGTTTCTCTCGGTTTTTCTTGTAGACTTCTATGACGTAGAAGAAGGACGAGTACCTAGCCAACCTCCCCTAGCAGCAACCAGATAACCTAATGGAAGAGCTGACACTTGATCCAAATGTGTCTTTACAATTACTGTTGGACAGGGTTGGGCAACAGAAAGGCAAAGAAGTCCACAGCCTAGAAATGGGTCGGTTTGGGACCTCGAAGGTCTTGTCATTCATCTAGCTCTCATCCTCCGACCAAGACGTGCTCTAGATTGTATCAGGTGGAGATAAAGCTAGCGCGCTGATGAGAATAAGTTGAgctccaaaaagaaaaagaggcgTACCTAAGAGAAAAAGGTACTCGTCAGCGAGAAAGTGTGCTCCAGCGCAACGAATATATCCGACAATACATTGCTGGGATAACCCAAGCAATCTCAACTTTTGGCATTCGCATTCCTGAGCCCTCGAGCAACCTTCGGGTGCCATTCCCTCTGCCACCTTAGCAACCACACAAGTATTTTAGGTTCTCgtttagtttttttctttacatAATTGTAagaacaatttttattttgaacaaatgacATTATCTTCACTAAGGGGAGGGGCTGGACTTAGCATCACAATGGGTtgacaataatatggttcaaatttcacctttggcaagaatcgaacctaagacctctcacttacaagtgaagaagaatatcactagaccgtagtactaagtggcaagaacaattttattttgaatgtaattaaataattttttttttaagtttccaTTAATTTAGTATTTTAGATTGATATAAttagaattaaataaattatttacattaaatattgttttaataCCGAATACAttctcaaaaaaatttaaaaaggttAACTCGACGAATATTTGCCGAgcaaagttttattttattttattttttggtttaaaaCAGTTATCCGATGAAAATATCATTGGGTCAATTTTTTAAGAGTATTTAAATTGGTGTAAGGCGATGAAACGACGTTGTCGAGTAAGATATTTTCATCAGATCAAGGCAGTCAATACACCTTTACCTAATGACTTCTTTCGTCAGGGAAACTCAATTTTCTCGGTGAATAACTTCTTTTCGTCGGGTAAGAGTTCAAGTGATGGCTTTTGCACGACCAACATTTCCCAATAGCCTAAAGTTTTAGACAACGGAACCCCATTTGACCTAACAAAAATTTTCTGTCCGGCaagggtttttttcttttctttttgtagtGTTGTATAGAACCACATGGTGTGAGAACTGCACGTATACGTGAAGTTGAGTTTCAGTCATGTCGATATATTGTCAACTTGAGTAGATGTGTAGGGTACTGTATGTGGAGTCTCTTAGTGTGGCTCCAAGTTTCAGGAGGCTTTCCTTGATTGATTTCCCCTTTCAGGGGAGGTGAAGTACATTTGTCTAAATTTCCCTTCTCATGCGTGtaggagtttgagaccctcttatcccacattggtcaacaatattttttcactagcctttatataggcttattcctttttcttagtaattagaacttggaccatttggaaattgattgaaggcttgggtcttatggttgtgtggattaggcttgatgattatactataatattaatattaattaatcaagacaagggttgattaatagacacaactctttggaaagagttgtatagctttagatacatccaaaaggtgtttgaagaggtatgaaggagcctatataactggagtcctcaGTTCCATCAatcttcatctttttctttccctttgtcttccgtacaaaatttccagaaagtaaacacacaaagcaattcgctagagttctataatccagtgcgggttgtagaattaggtagttgtatcctggtcgagtagacgttgtagaaccacaagcacacgagTGAGAtggaaatactgttcgaaggacatagcatttgcgctagcctctaccttcaattcattcaagttagtatcattttaattttttattactataacataattgcattctgtattacaagtattttttaataataaagtataagtatttcggttctgtatttctgttattttattgtttctaaattgttctccaacaatctTCGAACAGTATGGAACAATCGAGAACTAAACCTTATTCTGAGAAGCCTGAGAAATTTAATGGGGAGACTTCAAAAGATGGCAGCAGaaaatgttgttttatttgACAACCTTGAATTTGGCTAATGTTTTACGCGAGACTATACCTACTCCAGATGGAGAAAATATGTTTTCTGCAGAAACTTTAACGGCTATAGATGCCTGGAATCATAATGATTTCCTCTGCATAAACTATATTCTCAATGCATTAGATGATTCATTGTATGATGTCTATGTAGTATGCAAAATAGCCAAGGAACTTTGGGAATCACttgagaaaaaatataaaactgagGATGCTGGTTCGAAGAAATTTATCGTGGGCAAATTTTTGGACTACAAAATGGTGGATTCCAAGTTCGTTGTCTCTCAAACTGAAGAtctccagaaaatcatccatgacaTTCATGTTGAAGGGATGGTGATCAATAAGTCTTTCCAAGTGGCGTTCTTTATAGAAAAACTGCCACCTTCTTGGAAAGAGTTCAAGAATTATCTCAAGCACAAACATAAAGAGATGACCCTTGAGGAtctcattgtaaggctaagaaTAGAGGAAGATAACAGAAAGAATGAGAAGGGCCTGGTTTCGAGTATGGAAGCCAAGGCGAATGTTGTTGAAGGAAGTTCATCAAAGCAAAGGCCGAAGTTCCAGAAAactaagaaaaaggaaaaacactttgtccCTGGTGCGAAAGGCAAagacttcaagaaaatcaaggGAAGTTGCTGGGTTTGTGGAAAGCATGGCCATAGGGCTCAAGAATGTCGCCATCGAAGGGATCAAGGTCCTAGAAATCAAGGCAACAACAACCTCGCAAACCTGATTGAAAACAATGTGGATGCCTTGGCTGCAATGATTTCTGAAATCAACCTTGTATCTGATCACGCTGATTGGTGGATAAATACTGGTGCAACTCACCATGTGTGTGGTGACAGAAATATGTTCTCTTCGTACCAGAAAATCAAGGGAAACGAGCAGCTGTTTATGGGAAATGC of the Pyrus communis chromosome 1, drPyrComm1.1, whole genome shotgun sequence genome contains:
- the LOC137715517 gene encoding BEL1-like homeodomain protein 4, with product MGIATLPPLPPPPPKGNLHHHHYSIDSENYYNPPNSMSQDYHQGIFTFSNGFERSAMTSHQEQQRQQQHHLAQQIRREKLRVHGFETPAPSPLVGLDEEESSGLPAYETAGMLSEMFNYPPGSGPAGAAELLGHPMSTNYRMMPQPQQTAAVSAAADWYGRVGGGGLGPLGDSKNQHHPQISTINADSAAAMQLFLMNPSQPRSPSPPPSHTTSSTLHMLLPNPSTTTTNSLQGFSAASGGAAFGQFTWVPESHQGHEGGGNTACGGGEIGGVVEGQGLSLSLSTSLQHLEAAKANEFGMGSESASNLLYYNNQGDHQNEGSSTQYKNLVSHHHQALHSLQQGGVVGGHHVGFGSSSSSFGVVNVLRNSKYVKAAQELLEEFCSVGRGQLKKSKFGGSTSGRHNTTTNPSSNPAGTSGSGGGASSSLSKDVPPLSAADRIEHQRRKVKLLSMLDEVDRRYNHYCEQMQMVVNAFDLVMGFGAAVPYTALAQKAMSRHFRCLKDAITAQLKHSCGLLGEKDGAGTSGITKGETPRLKLLEQSLRQQRAFHQMGMMEQEAWRPQRGLPERSVNILRAWLFEHFLHPYPSDADKHLLARQTGLSRNQVSNWFINARVRLWKPMVEEMYQQEANEEEEEIGGGGGGAASATADQERERNNNAGLSAQTPTPTMTTATTPPPTTNSPTGKRSDINASENDSSLIAINRHQKQQQHHPMISTTTSSAVAPPASQCFTAAAADNTCRSYGTTSGNANIAAHHDHQNSSNIGSSTLISFGTTTAAGDVSLTLGLRHAGGGGGSNMPDKNSSSFSIRDFGGC